The genomic window TGTTGCCGCCCTTGGAGGCTCCGGCAGGCATCTTCACTACGCTGGTGGGCGCACCTTATTTTCTGTATCTGCTCAGAAGGAGCGCGTGAATCGTCCAGAAGCTGTTCCCGCTCCGCCACTCTCCACCCATGATTTGAAGCTGGCCTACAGCGCGGCGGTGATCGTGCCGCGTCTGAACCTGAGCATCAAAGGCAGGCAGGTCACCAGCATCATCGGCCCCAACGGCTGCGGCAAAAGCACGCTGCTGCGTACGTGCCAGAGAAGCGTATACCCCCTCCCCCTATCCTATCAAATACCCCAGGGGGTATGCT from Deinococcus detaillensis includes these protein-coding regions:
- a CDS encoding ATP-binding cassette domain-containing protein, coding for MNRPEAVPAPPLSTHDLKLAYSAAVIVPRLNLSIKGRQVTSIIGPNGCGKSTLLRTCQRSVYPLPLSYQIPQGVCLDHDREHSYQ